In a single window of the Quercus lobata isolate SW786 unplaced genomic scaffold, ValleyOak3.0 Primary Assembly Scq3eQI_205, whole genome shotgun sequence genome:
- the LOC115973040 gene encoding uncharacterized protein LOC115973040, whose amino-acid sequence MESSSRVREKVDPAWEHFSLGTDEKGRNTFTCMYCRQTYKGGGINRMKKHLAGIKGDIGSCKKVSHDVRYQMLEYVKEFELKKKAEKQRQVEMFSVPSTNSDIQEDEDVQEVYSSGLPKKLVLGKRKGTNLGDNYFAPRTTPGAQPGLKSVFQSKERVRQADMAIARFLYDNCIPFNVVNSVYYQKMIDAVAAAGPGYKAPSYHAVRVSLLRDQKKEVQLLVESQRRHWAEVGCTLMADGWTDTRHRSLINFLVYCPRGMVFVKSVDASDIVKSTRNLYKLFDEVVTWVGPKNIVHMVTDNASNYVSAGKLLCEKYKTISWSPCAAHCLNLVLQDMGEMPHVERLKKRASKVTVFIYNHVALIAWLRKRPGWTDIVRVGATRFATTFLSFGSLHVHKHDLQALVTSKFFVDNRLARESKAKEVVSIILDNTFWDDINVLVKISSPLIRLLRIVDSDQRPAIGYVYEGMHRARLGIKKIFRMKKHLYKPYTSIIKIRWDKHLRKDLHAAAYWLNPAFQYDEENFCRKPAVHMAVLDYIGTKYDGDKEKVIKETQYFRDRIGSFDRELALSTSTTTHPDEWWKLWGADAPNLQKLAIRILSQTSASSGCERCWSLFDQIHSKRRNRLEHQRLNDLVFVHHNLRLKHRLYNKKFNFDPIDYASIDKTDFWVFVEEEDPYLNYEELENAIYEEGAYPASEGPSSNMEESVDDSSEVEGIDLGTFGQPVGPPPGFPGNDDEHDDLDIDDL is encoded by the exons ATGGAGTCTAGCTCTAGAGTAAGGGAAAAGGTTGATCCGGCTTGGGAACATTTTAGCCTTGGGACGGATGAGAAGGGACGAAATACTTTCACATGTATGTATTGTAGGCAAACATATAAAGGTGGGGGTATTAATAGGATGAAAAAACACCTTGCGGGGATAAAAGGTGATATTGGATCATGTAAAAAGGTTTCTCATGATGTGAGATACCAAATGTTAGAATATGTGAAGGAGTTTGAGTTGAAGAAAAAAGCTGAAAAACAACGTCAAGTAGAAATGTTTAGTGTGCCTTCCACAAATAGTGATAtacaagaagatgaagatgttcAAGAGGTGTATAGTAGTGGGTTgcctaaaaaacttgttttaggTAAAAGAAAGGGTACAAATCTGGGGGATAATTATTTTGCTCCAAGAACTACTCCAGGAGCTCAACCTGGTCTTAAAAGTGTGTTTCAAAGTAAAGAAAGGGTGAGGCAAGCTGATATGGCTATTGCAAGGTTCTTGTATGACAATTGCATACCTTTTAATGTAGTCAATTCAGTGTACTACCAAAAGATGATTGATGCTGTAGCTGCTGCTGGTCCTGGCTACAAAGCTCCATCTTATCATGCTGTACGGGTCTCTTTGTTGAGGGATCAAAAGAAAGAGGTACAGTTGTTGGTTGAGTCACAACGTAGGCATTGGGCAGAAGTTGGATGTACACTTATGGCTGATGGTTGGACGGATACTAGACATAGGTCATTGATTAATTTCCTTGTCTATTGTCCTAGGGGAATGGTATTTGTAAAATCAGTTGATGCCTCTGATATTGTGAAGAGTACTAGAAACTtatataaattgtttgatgaaGTAGTTACATGGGTTGGTCCAAAAAACATAGTTCACATGGTTACCGACAATGCTTCCAATTATGTATCTGCTGGTAAATTGTTGTGTGAAAAGTATAAGACCATTAGTTGGTCTCCTTGCGCAGCACATTGCCTGAATCTTGTGTTGCAGGATATGGGAGAAATGCCTCATGTGGAGAGACTTAAAAAACGTGCATCCAAAGTtacagtttttatttataatcatgTAGCTTTGATTGCTTGGTTGAGGAAGAGACCTGGTTGGACAGATATTGTACGTGTAGGAGCAACAAGATTTGCTActacttttctttcatttggAAGTCTTCATGTGCATAAGCATGACTTGCAAGCCTTAGTGACTAGCAAGTTTTTTGTGGACAATAGATTGGCAAGAGAGTCAAAGGCAAAAGAAGTAGTTTCTATCATTTTAGATAATACTTTTTGGGATGATATTAATGTTCTTGTCAAGATTTCATCGCCGCTCATTCGTTTGTTACGGATTGTTGATTCTGATCAAAGGCCTGCAATAGGATATGTGTATGAGGGCATGCATAGAGCACGGTTGGGAATCAAGAAGATCTTCCGAATGAAGAAGCACTTGTACAAGCCATACacttcaattataaaaattcgTTGGGACAAACATTTGCGTAAAGATCTTCATGCTGCTGCATATTGGTTAAATCCTGCTTTTCAGTATGATGAGGAGAATTTTTGCCGGAAACCAGCAGTACATATGGCTGTTTTGGACTATATTGGGACAAAATATGATGGTGACAAAGAGAAGGTTATTAAGGAAACCCAATATTTTCGAGACCGCATTGGGAGCTTTGATAGAGAGCTTGCATTGTCAACAAGCACAACCACTCATCCAG ATGAATGGTGGAAGTTGTGGGGTGCTGATGCTCCAAACTTGCAAAAATTGGCAATTAGAATCCTTAGCCAAACTTCCGCTTCTTCTGGATGTGAGCGTTGTTGGAGTTTATTTGACCAAATACACTCTAAGAGAAGAAATAGATTGGAGCATCAAAGGCTCAATGATCTTGTGTTTGTTCATCATAACTTGCGATTGAAACATAG gctttacaacaaaaagtttaattttgaccCCATTGATTATGCAAGTATCGACAAAAccgatttttgggtatttgtggaAGAGGAGGACCCATATCTTAATTATGAAGAGTTGGAGAATGCAATTTATGAAGAGGGTGCATATCCAGCAAGTGAAGGGCCTTCTTCTAATATGGAAG AATCT